A genome region from Nitrospira sp. includes the following:
- a CDS encoding helix-turn-helix domain-containing protein: protein MKQPRTCPAELTSTLIAGRWKIVILWYLFQDVKRFSELRRTLAGVTQKVLTQQLREMERDGIIARKVFAQVPPKVEYSVTPLGTSLKPVVEAMHQWGEAHVPAAE, encoded by the coding sequence GTGAAACAGCCCCGCACATGCCCAGCCGAATTGACGAGCACGTTGATCGCAGGCCGATGGAAGATCGTGATCTTGTGGTATCTGTTTCAAGATGTGAAACGGTTCTCCGAGTTACGTCGAACCCTCGCCGGCGTGACGCAGAAGGTTCTCACTCAGCAGCTCCGTGAGATGGAGCGTGACGGGATCATCGCGCGTAAAGTCTTTGCCCAGGTGCCTCCCAAGGTCGAGTACTCCGTCACTCCATTGGGCACCAGCTTAAAACCGGTCGTCGAAGCGATGCATCAGTGGGGCGAGGCGCATGTGCCCGCTGCTGAGTGA
- a CDS encoding periplasmic heavy metal sensor, with protein MKMQNTVRVAIGTLVLAGALVGAGCHRHHTPAERADWMTNKIAKHLDLDDQQKAKLMVVRDEMVAARAESQQEHKVIMEEVIAQVQSDRLDQAKLAQLMDRHQAEQKRLMQRVLPKVADWHATLRPEQKAEAVEHLRKWMDRYGDH; from the coding sequence ATGAAGATGCAGAACACGGTTCGGGTTGCGATCGGGACGCTGGTTCTGGCCGGGGCGCTTGTCGGGGCCGGTTGTCATCGGCATCACACGCCGGCGGAACGAGCCGACTGGATGACGAACAAGATTGCCAAACATTTGGATTTGGACGACCAGCAGAAGGCGAAGCTCATGGTCGTGAGGGATGAAATGGTGGCGGCTCGTGCCGAGTCTCAGCAGGAGCACAAGGTGATCATGGAAGAAGTGATTGCCCAGGTGCAAAGCGATCGGCTGGACCAGGCCAAGCTGGCGCAACTGATGGATCGTCACCAGGCTGAACAGAAACGCCTGATGCAGCGCGTGTTGCCGAAGGTGGCGGACTGGCATGCGACTCTGCGACCGGAACAGAAGGCTGAAGCGGTGGAACATTTGCGCAAGTGGATGGACCGGTACGGAGACCACTAA
- a CDS encoding sigma 54-interacting transcriptional regulator → MNDQPPLPSLQTMQGDSTRYSALLQVAEAIASHADLPTLIQDLARRLPLLVPVNFVGLSLYDAQRGVMRLHVLQANVPADIIGGHEPIPADTPAGLVWETQQPLLINNLDEEHRWPKVLAFMREDGVQSCCLVPLTSPGRQLGALEFLSIEEEAYRISDLELMQHIGRQVAVAVENVLNREAAVQARRDVERQRDRFALLLRMTNTMVSKLDLRDVFRAVSLCLREMMPQEYASLILCDGKSGRVRLHALDFPDNEGALTEGVMSDTAGSLAGLAFERRCPTVANNLPDLKAFSHPVPQLLVMKGFHSMCSLPLLSHDRVLGCLNLASRQEQAFGEQAVEFLSQVAGQIALAVDNALAYQEITELKDRLTEEKLYLEEEIRLEHGFDDIIGDSRALKQVLSQVEIVAPTQATVLIQGETGTGKELIARAIHRLSDRKQRTFVKLNCAAIPTGLLESELFGHERGAFTGAIAQKVGRFELAHGGTIFLDEVGEIPLELQSKLLRVLQEQEFERLGSTRTVHVDIRLIAATNRDLAKLVEQQEFRSDLYYRLNVFPITLPPLRERREDIPVLVRYFTQHYAARMKKPIESIPAATLEALSRYHWPGNIRELENLIERAVILTQGTHLQVPLPELKIHAPQPPVPAATLHDAERDQILRTLRDTRWVIGGPDGAAARLGLKRTTLTSKIKKLGISRPRE, encoded by the coding sequence ATGAACGACCAGCCTCCCCTACCATCCCTACAGACGATGCAAGGAGACAGTACACGCTATAGCGCTCTGCTGCAGGTGGCAGAGGCTATTGCGAGCCATGCCGACCTGCCGACCCTGATCCAGGATCTTGCCCGCCGTCTGCCGTTGCTCGTTCCTGTCAATTTCGTGGGTCTCTCCCTCTACGATGCGCAACGGGGTGTGATGCGCCTGCATGTGTTGCAAGCGAATGTTCCGGCCGACATCATCGGCGGCCATGAACCCATCCCTGCCGATACACCAGCCGGTCTGGTGTGGGAAACCCAGCAACCGTTGCTGATCAATAATCTGGACGAGGAACATCGCTGGCCGAAGGTTCTGGCGTTCATGCGTGAGGATGGGGTGCAGTCCTGCTGCCTAGTTCCCCTGACTTCTCCAGGGCGACAGTTAGGCGCGTTGGAATTTTTAAGTATCGAGGAGGAGGCATACCGAATTTCAGATCTGGAGCTGATGCAACACATCGGGCGGCAGGTCGCCGTCGCGGTGGAAAATGTGCTCAACCGCGAAGCGGCGGTGCAGGCCAGGCGAGACGTGGAGCGTCAGCGCGATCGCTTTGCTCTGTTATTGCGCATGACCAATACGATGGTATCCAAGCTCGATCTGCGGGATGTCTTCAGGGCAGTGAGTCTCTGTTTGCGCGAGATGATGCCGCAGGAATACGCCAGTCTGATTCTGTGCGATGGCAAGAGCGGCCGCGTCCGCCTCCATGCCCTGGATTTCCCCGACAACGAAGGCGCGTTGACTGAAGGGGTGATGTCGGATACCGCCGGTTCTCTGGCCGGCCTGGCGTTTGAGCGGAGGTGCCCCACGGTCGCCAACAATCTGCCGGACCTGAAGGCGTTTTCGCACCCCGTGCCTCAGCTCCTGGTCATGAAAGGCTTCCACTCCATGTGCTCCTTGCCCTTGTTGTCGCATGACCGCGTGCTCGGCTGTCTCAATCTGGCCAGCCGGCAGGAGCAGGCATTCGGCGAACAGGCCGTCGAGTTTCTGAGCCAGGTGGCCGGACAGATCGCGCTTGCGGTGGACAATGCTCTGGCCTATCAAGAGATCACGGAACTCAAGGACCGGTTGACCGAAGAGAAGTTATATCTCGAAGAGGAAATTCGCCTCGAACACGGGTTCGACGACATCATCGGCGACAGCCGGGCGTTGAAGCAGGTCCTTTCGCAAGTCGAAATTGTGGCGCCGACCCAGGCGACGGTATTGATCCAGGGCGAAACGGGAACGGGGAAAGAGCTGATTGCCCGCGCGATTCACCGGCTCAGTGATCGGAAGCAGCGGACCTTCGTGAAACTGAACTGCGCTGCAATTCCCACCGGCCTGCTCGAAAGCGAGCTGTTCGGGCATGAACGGGGGGCATTCACCGGGGCCATCGCCCAGAAAGTCGGTCGGTTCGAATTGGCCCATGGCGGCACGATCTTTCTGGACGAGGTGGGGGAAATTCCGCTGGAGCTGCAGTCCAAACTCCTTCGAGTCCTGCAGGAGCAGGAGTTCGAACGGCTCGGAAGCACCCGTACGGTGCATGTGGATATCCGGTTGATTGCTGCCACGAACCGAGATCTGGCCAAGCTGGTGGAGCAGCAGGAGTTCCGAAGCGATTTGTATTACCGGCTGAATGTGTTTCCGATCACCCTGCCGCCGTTGCGCGAGCGGAGAGAGGATATTCCGGTGCTGGTGCGTTATTTCACCCAGCACTATGCTGCTCGCATGAAAAAGCCGATCGAATCGATTCCGGCGGCGACGTTGGAGGCCCTCTCCCGTTATCACTGGCCCGGCAACATCCGCGAATTGGAGAACCTGATTGAACGTGCCGTGATTCTGACGCAGGGGACCCATTTGCAGGTGCCGCTTCCGGAACTCAAGATTCACGCGCCGCAGCCTCCGGTTCCCGCAGCCACCCTTCACGATGCCGAGCGCGACCAGATTCTGCGAACCTTGCGCGACACGCGATGGGTCATCGGCGGCCCGGACGGCGCAGCGGCTCGCCTGGGCCTGAAGCGTACGACACTCACCTCGAAAATCAAAAAGCTCGGCATCTCCCGTCCCCGGGAGTGA
- a CDS encoding nitroreductase family protein, with translation MEKPADVACPIHALLQRRWSPRAFDERPVEPDKLRSLFEAVRWAPSSSNEQPWRFVVATKEDQVAYDRLLACLVEGNRKWAFRAPVLILSVACMNFEDEGKPNRHAFHDVGLATENLLLQATALGLAAHPMAGFDLEKARADLKIPSGYEPVAMIAVGYPGDPAALPEYLREREVTSRERKPATEFVSNGRWNGPPDWLTR, from the coding sequence ATGGAAAAACCTGCTGATGTGGCCTGCCCCATTCATGCTCTGTTACAGCGGCGATGGAGTCCGCGCGCATTCGATGAGCGGCCGGTCGAACCAGACAAGCTTCGCAGCCTGTTCGAGGCGGTGCGTTGGGCCCCCTCTTCCAGTAATGAGCAGCCCTGGCGGTTTGTCGTCGCCACCAAAGAGGATCAGGTCGCCTATGATCGACTCCTGGCTTGTCTCGTGGAGGGCAACAGGAAGTGGGCCTTTCGTGCGCCGGTGTTGATCCTGTCGGTCGCCTGTATGAATTTTGAGGATGAAGGGAAGCCGAATCGCCATGCCTTCCACGATGTGGGATTAGCGACGGAGAATCTTCTGTTGCAAGCAACCGCGCTCGGACTCGCCGCACACCCCATGGCGGGTTTCGACCTCGAGAAAGCCCGGGCCGATCTCAAGATTCCGTCCGGCTATGAGCCGGTGGCCATGATCGCAGTCGGATACCCGGGCGATCCGGCCGCACTTCCTGAGTATCTGCGCGAGCGGGAAGTCACATCGCGCGAGCGGAAGCCCGCGACCGAGTTCGTGTCCAACGGAAGGTGGAATGGCCCGCCCGATTGGCTCACCCGCTAG
- a CDS encoding sugar O-acetyltransferase, with amino-acid sequence MTEQSDKLKMLAGELYRSSAAELMMERRRAQGMLARYNAISDGEPAFLILLLREFMGSVGEGTVIMPDFTCDYGYNIRLGRNVFINYHCIFLDCASIEIGNDVQIGPSVQLYTAQHPLDAEVRRSGLESALPIRIGNDVWIGGGSVVLPGVTIGARSVVGAGSVVVHNVPPDSLVVGNPARMVRTLV; translated from the coding sequence ATGACTGAACAAAGCGACAAGCTCAAGATGCTGGCGGGAGAGTTGTATCGTTCGTCGGCGGCAGAACTCATGATGGAGCGTCGTCGCGCGCAGGGGATGCTCGCTCGCTACAATGCCATCTCGGATGGAGAGCCCGCTTTTCTGATCTTGCTGCTTCGTGAGTTCATGGGCTCGGTCGGAGAAGGAACCGTCATCATGCCCGACTTCACCTGCGACTACGGTTACAACATCCGACTTGGCCGGAACGTCTTCATCAATTATCACTGCATCTTTCTTGACTGTGCTTCTATCGAAATCGGGAATGACGTGCAAATCGGCCCCTCCGTGCAGCTGTATACGGCGCAGCATCCGCTCGATGCAGAGGTGCGTCGTTCCGGCCTGGAATCTGCCCTTCCCATTCGGATCGGCAATGATGTCTGGATCGGCGGCGGGTCTGTTGTCTTGCCCGGGGTCACGATTGGAGCGCGCAGCGTTGTTGGTGCGGGAAGTGTGGTCGTGCACAACGTGCCTCCGGATAGTCTCGTCGTCGGCAATCCCGCTCGCATGGTGCGAACGTTGGTGTAG
- a CDS encoding OsmC family protein, which produces MKRNASAKWQGDLKTGKGTVSTESGVLSETQYSFSTRFENGKGTNPEELIAAAHAGCFTMALSGQLGAANLVAEHLATTATVTMEKVEAGWTVTGVHLIVKGKVPKADQAAWEKATTAAKAGCPISRLLNTTITMDATLEN; this is translated from the coding sequence ATGAAACGGAATGCATCAGCCAAATGGCAGGGAGATCTCAAAACCGGAAAAGGGACGGTGTCGACGGAGAGTGGGGTCCTGAGCGAGACGCAATATTCGTTCAGTACCCGATTCGAGAATGGAAAAGGGACGAACCCGGAAGAGCTGATCGCGGCGGCCCACGCCGGTTGCTTTACCATGGCGCTCTCGGGCCAATTGGGTGCGGCGAATCTGGTCGCCGAGCACCTGGCGACCACTGCTACCGTCACGATGGAAAAAGTAGAGGCAGGCTGGACCGTTACGGGCGTGCATTTGATCGTGAAGGGGAAGGTTCCCAAGGCGGACCAAGCCGCCTGGGAGAAGGCAACCACGGCTGCCAAGGCCGGCTGCCCCATTTCACGATTGCTCAATACCACGATTACGATGGACGCAACGCTGGAGAACTAG
- a CDS encoding pirin family protein — MTRQEISREHQAVDIRRAEDRFHSHIGWLNSRHSFSFSNHYDQENTHHGLLLVSNDDIVAPQSGFRTHPHRDMEIVTWVLDGELEHKDSEGNRGLLFPGLAQRMSAGTGIWHSEMNPLGEKPVHFIQMWVPPDRERINPGYEQLDINGELNKGGLIPIASGRGHHAAISIRQKGAVLWGGRLKPGEPVHVPDAPYVHVFIAKGAAELEGAGELQTGDAVRLTAAGARRLTADQAGGAEVLIWESDADGSF; from the coding sequence ATGACCAGGCAAGAGATCAGCAGGGAGCATCAGGCCGTCGATATCCGTCGTGCCGAGGATCGATTTCATTCGCACATCGGCTGGCTCAATTCACGGCACAGTTTCAGCTTTTCAAATCACTATGATCAGGAGAATACGCACCACGGGCTGTTGTTGGTGAGCAACGACGACATCGTGGCGCCTCAGAGCGGCTTCCGGACCCATCCCCATCGGGACATGGAAATTGTGACCTGGGTGTTGGATGGGGAGCTGGAGCATAAAGATTCAGAAGGCAATAGGGGCCTTCTTTTTCCGGGACTGGCCCAACGCATGAGCGCTGGAACAGGCATCTGGCACAGCGAGATGAACCCGCTGGGAGAGAAGCCGGTGCATTTTATCCAGATGTGGGTGCCGCCCGATAGGGAACGGATCAATCCCGGCTATGAGCAGCTTGACATCAACGGAGAGTTGAACAAGGGCGGGCTCATTCCCATCGCGTCCGGACGAGGACATCATGCGGCTATTTCCATCCGTCAAAAGGGTGCAGTCCTGTGGGGCGGGCGGCTCAAGCCTGGTGAACCGGTGCACGTTCCGGATGCGCCCTATGTGCATGTGTTCATTGCAAAAGGGGCGGCGGAATTGGAAGGGGCCGGTGAATTGCAAACCGGCGATGCCGTGAGGCTGACCGCTGCCGGTGCTCGTCGATTGACAGCGGATCAGGCCGGCGGCGCGGAAGTGTTGATATGGGAAAGCGACGCGGACGGTTCTTTCTGA
- a CDS encoding HAD family hydrolase, which yields MTASHDLDSIAFLFDLDGTLVDSVYQHVLAWREATQAAGIELPVWRIHRQIGMSGGLMLQALWRETGRPVSKEEAERIQRVHAEVYAKQAPSLRVLPGAQELLDTLTAARVPYAIATSGRLQSAQHALKLLQLPSGTPVVTRDQVKRAKPDPDLFLAAAEQLNVPIVKCIVVGDSVWDLLAARRASALGVGLLSGGYGREELERAGAYRTYDDPADLLHHLDECGVRPDSLI from the coding sequence ATGACCGCTTCGCACGATCTTGATTCCATAGCCTTTCTCTTTGATCTGGACGGCACGCTGGTGGATAGCGTCTACCAGCATGTGCTGGCTTGGCGGGAGGCCACCCAGGCCGCCGGGATTGAGTTGCCGGTCTGGAGAATCCATCGACAAATCGGCATGAGCGGGGGGCTCATGCTGCAGGCGCTCTGGCGGGAAACCGGACGGCCGGTTTCGAAAGAAGAGGCGGAACGTATTCAGCGGGTGCACGCCGAGGTCTATGCCAAACAAGCCCCTTCGCTCCGGGTGTTGCCGGGGGCGCAAGAACTCTTGGACACTCTGACGGCAGCTCGGGTGCCCTACGCCATTGCTACGAGTGGGCGACTGCAGAGTGCGCAGCATGCCCTGAAGCTGCTGCAGCTGCCCTCCGGAACTCCCGTGGTGACTCGCGATCAAGTCAAGCGGGCGAAGCCGGACCCTGATTTATTTCTGGCGGCGGCCGAACAGCTCAACGTGCCGATTGTCAAGTGCATCGTCGTCGGAGACAGCGTCTGGGACCTGCTAGCGGCCCGACGCGCCTCCGCGCTCGGCGTCGGCCTGTTATCAGGAGGCTACGGCCGAGAAGAGTTGGAACGGGCGGGTGCGTATCGTACCTATGATGACCCGGCTGACCTTTTGCACCACCTGGACGAATGTGGGGTTCGACCGGATTCGTTGATATGA
- a CDS encoding NmrA/HSCARG family protein → MAEKKIIAVVGATGAQGGGLVRAIVNDPGSGFVARAITRDVNSEKAKALAKLGAEVVAANLDDVDSLARAFTGAYGLFCLTNFWEHFSPEKEYAQVKAQATAAKQVGVQHVIWSTLEDTRQWVPLSDNRMPTLMGKYKVPHFDAKGEADQEFTKLGVPTTFLLTSFYWDNMISFGMGPKKGPDGTLGFTLPMGDKKLPGIAAEDIGKCALGIFKKGRECIGKRVAIAGEHLTGTEMAAAMTKAFGQPVRYNKVSPEQYRGFGFPGADDLGNMFQFNHDFAEAFCGPRDPAVARGLNPALLTFDAWLAQNKTRIPLT, encoded by the coding sequence ATGGCGGAGAAGAAAATCATCGCGGTAGTTGGGGCGACCGGGGCGCAGGGCGGCGGGCTCGTGCGGGCGATCGTGAACGATCCCGGCAGTGGATTTGTTGCGCGTGCCATCACGCGTGATGTGAATTCTGAGAAGGCCAAGGCGTTGGCGAAGCTCGGGGCCGAAGTCGTGGCGGCAAATCTCGACGACGTGGACAGCCTGGCGCGCGCCTTTACCGGAGCCTATGGCCTGTTCTGCCTGACGAATTTCTGGGAACATTTCTCGCCGGAAAAGGAGTATGCCCAGGTAAAGGCGCAGGCGACGGCGGCCAAGCAGGTCGGTGTGCAGCATGTCATCTGGTCGACGCTGGAGGACACGCGCCAGTGGGTGCCGCTCTCGGACAACCGGATGCCCACGCTGATGGGCAAGTATAAGGTCCCGCATTTCGATGCGAAGGGAGAAGCCGATCAAGAGTTCACGAAGCTCGGCGTGCCGACCACGTTTCTCCTCACATCGTTCTATTGGGACAACATGATTTCGTTCGGGATGGGTCCCAAAAAAGGACCGGATGGCACGCTGGGCTTTACGCTTCCCATGGGCGATAAGAAGTTGCCTGGCATCGCCGCAGAGGATATCGGCAAGTGCGCATTGGGGATCTTCAAGAAAGGCCGTGAGTGTATCGGCAAGAGGGTGGCCATTGCCGGCGAACACTTGACCGGAACCGAGATGGCTGCGGCCATGACCAAGGCGTTCGGTCAACCGGTTCGGTACAACAAGGTGAGCCCTGAGCAGTATCGGGGATTCGGGTTTCCCGGTGCCGACGATCTGGGCAATATGTTTCAATTCAATCATGATTTTGCCGAGGCCTTCTGTGGGCCGCGTGATCCGGCGGTGGCGCGCGGTCTGAATCCCGCGTTGCTGACCTTCGATGCCTGGCTGGCGCAGAACAAGACCCGAATTCCCCTGACGTAA
- a CDS encoding antibiotic biosynthesis monooxygenase, protein MSVTLINVFSVPAAKEAEFVQWWQDVKEHITKQEGFISGKFHKSIKAESKFNYINVAIWDNETVYWKAYEKSVTPMKAKLGQLGVEMTPALYHVAFEY, encoded by the coding sequence ATGTCGGTGACATTGATCAATGTGTTTTCGGTCCCCGCTGCCAAAGAGGCAGAGTTTGTGCAGTGGTGGCAGGACGTCAAGGAGCACATCACGAAGCAAGAGGGGTTCATCAGCGGCAAATTCCACAAGAGCATCAAGGCCGAGAGCAAGTTTAACTACATCAACGTGGCCATCTGGGACAATGAAACCGTGTATTGGAAGGCCTATGAGAAGAGTGTCACACCTATGAAGGCGAAGCTGGGGCAACTGGGGGTGGAAATGACGCCGGCGCTCTATCACGTCGCCTTTGAATACTGA
- a CDS encoding DoxX family protein — protein MYSFFKTDDSWAGLILRVVLGGVIFAHGAQKLLGWYGGSGFEGTMGFFTQKMGLPWLIAFLVIIGESIGSVGLLAGLFTRFTAASFIVIMLGAIMTVHLPQGFFMNWFGQQTGEGFEFHLLVIGMSLALLVVGGGKWALDGVIARWLGERAASPAPKAQEASFALRMF, from the coding sequence ATGTACAGCTTTTTCAAGACAGACGATTCATGGGCGGGTTTGATTCTGCGGGTGGTGCTGGGAGGTGTGATATTCGCGCACGGCGCCCAGAAGCTTCTGGGTTGGTACGGAGGGTCCGGCTTTGAAGGCACCATGGGATTCTTCACGCAAAAGATGGGCCTCCCCTGGCTGATCGCGTTTCTGGTCATCATCGGGGAATCCATCGGCAGTGTGGGCTTGCTGGCCGGTCTGTTCACACGCTTCACGGCAGCGAGCTTCATCGTGATCATGCTGGGCGCGATCATGACCGTGCACTTGCCGCAGGGGTTCTTCATGAACTGGTTCGGACAGCAGACCGGTGAAGGGTTTGAATTTCACCTGCTCGTGATCGGCATGAGTCTGGCGTTGCTGGTCGTCGGCGGAGGGAAGTGGGCGCTCGACGGTGTGATCGCTCGCTGGCTTGGGGAGCGGGCGGCGTCGCCGGCTCCGAAGGCACAGGAAGCGAGCTTCGCACTCCGTATGTTTTGA
- a CDS encoding class I SAM-dependent methyltransferase: MSLRLDQTVPFGRSLREYELMFSLSEADRRGRILDCAAGPSSFNAELTAAGGNVCSIDPLYQFSGAEIQRQFFSTLDHVIAQVRATPQNWIWRYHRDPEDLRRNRIAVMDTFVADFSREREAGRYVCGALPNLPFESDRFDLALSSHFLFLYSDHFDQAFHLNAIRALLRVAREVRIFPLLALRAERSQHLEPVCEQLRREGHHLSIERVGYELQRGGNEMLRLRHTCAATPSG, translated from the coding sequence ATGAGCCTCCGTCTTGACCAAACCGTGCCGTTCGGACGGTCGCTGCGCGAATATGAGTTGATGTTTTCACTCAGCGAGGCCGATCGCAGGGGCCGCATTCTGGACTGTGCCGCCGGGCCGTCCAGCTTCAACGCCGAGCTCACGGCGGCCGGTGGCAACGTCTGTTCAATCGATCCACTGTATCAATTCAGCGGCGCGGAGATCCAACGGCAATTCTTCTCAACCCTGGATCACGTCATCGCGCAGGTGCGGGCGACGCCGCAGAATTGGATCTGGAGGTATCATCGCGATCCGGAGGACCTGCGACGGAACCGGATCGCGGTAATGGATACCTTTGTGGCCGATTTCAGCAGGGAACGGGAGGCAGGACGGTATGTTTGCGGCGCCTTACCGAACCTCCCGTTCGAATCAGATCGGTTCGACCTCGCACTGTCGTCGCACTTTCTCTTTCTCTACTCGGATCACTTCGATCAGGCGTTTCACCTCAATGCGATTCGGGCCCTGTTGCGAGTGGCGCGTGAAGTGAGGATCTTCCCCCTGCTCGCGCTCCGCGCGGAACGCTCACAGCACTTGGAGCCGGTCTGTGAACAGCTTCGTCGAGAGGGCCATCACCTCTCGATCGAACGGGTGGGGTATGAGCTTCAGCGCGGCGGCAACGAGATGCTACGCCTCCGGCACACATGCGCCGCGACGCCTAGCGGGTGA
- a CDS encoding glucose 1-dehydrogenase, with product MRLLKGKVAIVTGSSSGIGRAIAERLAQDGATVVVNYHAREEKAREVAAGIQASGGAAAVIQADMSRVTEAQRLVQETFHQFHRLDILVNNAGRFIPKKLVETTEAEFDAIVALNAKGPYFAMQAAAKVLSDGGRIVNISSALTHLKFPGATAHLGSKAALEQYGKGLAQELAPRGITVNTVLPGFTDTGVLTEPYRNMGEQLSPFKRLGLPSDVADVVAFLVSEQARWLTGQTIQAGGGIVM from the coding sequence ATGAGGTTGTTGAAGGGCAAAGTGGCCATTGTGACCGGATCGTCCAGCGGCATCGGTCGCGCCATCGCCGAACGCCTGGCGCAGGATGGCGCGACGGTGGTGGTGAATTACCATGCGCGTGAGGAGAAGGCTCGGGAGGTGGCCGCGGGGATTCAGGCCAGTGGCGGGGCCGCTGCCGTCATCCAGGCGGACATGAGTCGGGTAACGGAAGCGCAACGCCTGGTGCAGGAGACGTTCCACCAGTTCCATCGCCTCGATATTCTCGTCAACAATGCGGGCCGGTTCATTCCGAAGAAGTTAGTGGAGACGACGGAAGCGGAGTTCGATGCCATTGTTGCGCTGAATGCGAAGGGGCCGTATTTTGCGATGCAGGCGGCGGCGAAGGTGCTCAGCGACGGTGGACGTATTGTGAATATTTCGTCGGCGCTCACCCACCTGAAGTTTCCCGGCGCCACGGCGCACCTGGGAAGCAAGGCGGCGCTGGAGCAGTACGGTAAGGGGCTCGCGCAGGAACTGGCGCCACGCGGTATTACCGTCAATACCGTGTTGCCGGGCTTTACGGATACCGGTGTGTTGACGGAGCCGTATCGCAACATGGGCGAACAGCTGTCGCCGTTCAAGCGGCTCGGGCTGCCGTCCGACGTGGCCGATGTGGTGGCGTTTTTGGTGAGTGAGCAGGCGCGCTGGTTGACGGGCCAGACGATACAGGCCGGCGGCGGCATCGTCATGTGA
- a CDS encoding NAD(P)/FAD-dependent oxidoreductase: MSKTPQPPKVVIVGGGFGGLHAAKALSNQAVDVTLIDRKNHHTFQPLLYQVALAVLSPAEIASSLRHILHTSRNVQIILGEVVGFDITARRVQLSDGTALDYDYLIVAAGARHAYFGHDEWERDAPGLKTIEDAVEIRSRLLLAFETAERDAHFTGRHTPLSFAVIGGGPTGVELAGAIADLARRALTKDFRAIDTTQTRVRLYEGSPRILGLYSEATSWSATEQLRQLGVEVCTESLVTAVEPGRIKVRDEWIATDVTLWATGVAPSPLGPALGAATDRAGRVCIEQDLSVPGHRNIFVIGDMSALIDANGRQVPGLAAAAIQQGQAAAVNILRDIRGAPRLPFRYRDLGSMATIGHHRAVAEIGSMKLSGVVAWLLWSIVHVFLLIGFRNRVAVMGRWVWTYVTREGSSPLITDYQQAETGSTGVQHPPISVGRKGVD, encoded by the coding sequence ATGAGCAAAACACCTCAACCTCCGAAGGTCGTCATCGTCGGCGGCGGGTTCGGCGGCCTTCATGCTGCCAAGGCCTTGTCTAACCAAGCGGTGGACGTCACACTGATCGACCGCAAGAATCATCACACGTTCCAGCCGTTGTTGTACCAAGTGGCGTTGGCCGTGCTCTCCCCTGCTGAGATTGCCTCCTCGCTCCGTCATATCCTGCACACATCGCGCAACGTTCAGATCATTCTTGGCGAGGTGGTAGGATTCGACATCACCGCCCGGCGGGTGCAACTCAGCGATGGGACGGCGCTCGACTACGATTACCTGATTGTGGCGGCTGGAGCGCGCCACGCGTATTTCGGTCATGACGAATGGGAGCGAGATGCGCCGGGGCTCAAGACGATCGAGGATGCGGTTGAAATCCGAAGTCGGTTATTGTTGGCGTTCGAAACGGCAGAACGCGACGCGCATTTCACCGGCAGACACACTCCGTTGAGTTTCGCCGTCATCGGCGGAGGGCCGACGGGTGTCGAATTGGCGGGAGCGATTGCGGACCTTGCGCGGCGAGCCCTGACAAAAGATTTCAGAGCGATCGACACGACACAGACGCGTGTGCGGCTGTATGAAGGGTCCCCGCGTATCTTGGGTCTGTATTCGGAAGCCACGTCATGGAGCGCCACAGAGCAACTGCGGCAGTTGGGTGTCGAAGTCTGCACCGAGAGTCTGGTGACGGCGGTTGAACCGGGGCGCATCAAGGTGCGAGACGAATGGATCGCAACCGACGTCACGCTCTGGGCGACAGGCGTCGCCCCTTCACCGTTGGGCCCCGCACTCGGCGCCGCAACCGACCGCGCAGGGCGAGTGTGCATCGAGCAGGACTTGAGCGTCCCCGGACATCGTAACATTTTTGTGATCGGCGATATGTCGGCGTTGATCGATGCCAACGGACGACAGGTGCCTGGCCTGGCTGCCGCGGCGATACAGCAGGGGCAAGCCGCGGCGGTGAATATCCTGCGCGACATACGCGGCGCGCCCCGTCTTCCGTTCAGATATCGTGACCTGGGCAGTATGGCGACCATTGGCCACCATCGCGCGGTGGCGGAAATTGGATCCATGAAGCTGTCTGGTGTGGTGGCGTGGCTTCTGTGGTCGATAGTCCATGTCTTTCTGCTCATCGGTTTTCGCAACCGTGTCGCGGTCATGGGGCGATGGGTGTGGACCTATGTGACACGCGAGGGAAGCAGTCCGCTCATTACCGACTACCAACAGGCAGAAACTGGTTCAACAGGAGTGCAGCACCCGCCGATTTCAGTCGGAAGAAAAGGTGTGGATTGA